The proteins below come from a single Mycolicibacterium sp. TY81 genomic window:
- a CDS encoding phage tail tape measure protein has translation MSNAVELAQVWVPLMPEASRIAAGVEKIGKEAATRFNRQTAVMGAHMAKSIDTNGAKVVESLRKVERQTISVQKARKADADALGRLELAQKRYQQVSSNAKATELQRATAAESVARAQRTQELTADGLTRATKGLTQAQKAQASAQREANAAQAAASRSGARTPLGYNFSAAGQQAERAGTESATRFAAGFKKVIGPAMALVGGAGLFSTIKQSVKAGVDMESNLNRLQGVTGASAQMMAKASEKAQQLGADTTIVGASAADAAAAMLELAKSGLNMNQAMGAAPGTLRLAAAASIDAATAAEAQGNIINAYQLKAEDANHVADALANVANAAAGEVPDFMLGLQQAATVAHGFGISMDDTVATLGLFANAGIRGSDAGTSLKTMLTHLAAPSDQAGKAMDALGLNIRNTKGEFVGMRELFRQIGEASSRMRPDDFQENVATVFGTDAIRGAMIAGSQGIETLDKMKKSVTEVGGATKMAAANMQGVPGVMEKISNATDGAKLAFYDLLKPALQSGGDKLLTVIQGIGDSFASLKKGTATGGLAVVADVWRDISGAAKDLAPTLGKAIKALATGAGGVAVVGWQALGMAIKAVEPPLRIIADLFGSNQWLSTGLMAAIAMFIAKTKLLPPVLNSVNGTVARAKGVWSELRTPLNDVKDRTTGLVTQQGLLTRATEGTLGPVGRMRAAYLEGAQQAKTFAQNNTFLRTQLVQNVGPLQRIQQAGSNAVTSIRGMSTVMGAARAAGSGLSMAAGGLMSALGGPWGIAIMGATALLGGLAAAHADAARKAGEQQAAENALKDTLAAGRLTERTRHDINTALGERKDGAPSALDREQSFNLPAGTVLGAATGSDSARALLNKTLTDNLTAAGKGNGDVQKMLDTAQAAGISTEELSKALSKEGFNWDNVTKKLKAYNDAQQAALEREHPGGKVERTYEPVLRDLDQLMAKLPDAAESAATMNQQMNQQALTATRAAEGWAQENRSLNGVWEASARGVEAFKALGAAVVAVPSDKQIVVSVPDDKKTAFMQQMKDIGNTVEQLPDGQIVVTANDDAAVERWKAYVKKVEGTPVQVPIELQVQNYDAALKAWVQRLQSGQNPGAMPQAPVTPGQTVGGRATGGRIDPSGRISGPGSGTSDSILAQVMGGGFVKVSNQESVNTAASTAKNWPLINAMNNGYVPPISLLRDLSGLKGYAEGGAFALEDAAEAMVGTPYSQGARNDCSGSIAQLVNAALGGGDGSLMTTKTAATWLAARGFKMGNGPAGSFRIGWYDHGPNPNDGHMAATLPDGRNVESGGKNGVFTLGAGAAGASDAQFDQHMYLPEDALYPEGSGGAGGGSFGGGSYGGGGGGYGGSGGGPTRAEQRALRNAAQKVDDTAKAVEIAQQHLDEVNANPKAKPSAQAAAQERLNKAEREHQDALDDQASKQEEVNEKSAKRGSRGTGRGDGSGDGGPDGKSFGKDLLSGAMEVLGFDGSVFSDPTQWGIWKLFTGGANYVGGLLKNFGGGPDGQGDQQRGMRRWPGDDPNRAQHNGNGAMPGPAGAGGDGGLGSVGMGMLDSVLPQASDWLPNATNGGGTTNTTNNSNSNNTSNTGVAIYGPVTMQQPTNAPQPDRMATRQAGLPK, from the coding sequence GTGAGCAATGCCGTTGAGCTGGCCCAGGTTTGGGTGCCGCTCATGCCGGAGGCGTCTCGTATCGCCGCGGGCGTGGAGAAGATCGGCAAGGAAGCCGCCACCCGGTTCAACCGGCAGACGGCGGTCATGGGCGCCCACATGGCGAAATCAATCGACACCAACGGCGCGAAAGTCGTTGAGTCGCTCCGAAAGGTCGAGCGCCAGACGATCTCTGTGCAGAAGGCCCGCAAGGCCGACGCCGACGCTCTCGGCCGCCTCGAGCTCGCGCAGAAGCGCTACCAGCAGGTCTCGAGCAATGCGAAGGCCACGGAACTGCAGCGCGCCACCGCTGCGGAGTCGGTGGCGCGGGCGCAGCGCACGCAGGAGCTGACCGCTGACGGCCTGACCCGCGCGACCAAGGGGCTCACGCAGGCGCAGAAGGCCCAGGCCTCGGCGCAACGTGAGGCCAACGCCGCGCAGGCCGCGGCGAGCCGGTCTGGCGCGAGAACGCCTCTGGGGTACAACTTCTCGGCCGCCGGGCAGCAGGCCGAACGGGCCGGCACCGAGTCGGCCACCCGGTTCGCCGCCGGATTCAAGAAGGTGATCGGCCCGGCGATGGCGTTGGTCGGCGGCGCGGGGCTCTTCTCGACCATCAAGCAGTCGGTCAAGGCCGGCGTCGACATGGAGTCGAACTTGAACCGGCTGCAAGGCGTCACTGGGGCGAGCGCCCAGATGATGGCCAAGGCGTCGGAGAAGGCTCAGCAGCTCGGCGCCGACACCACCATCGTCGGTGCCTCCGCAGCGGACGCCGCAGCGGCGATGCTGGAGCTCGCCAAGTCCGGCCTGAACATGAATCAGGCGATGGGAGCGGCCCCCGGCACCCTGCGGCTCGCCGCCGCCGCGTCGATCGACGCCGCCACCGCCGCGGAGGCGCAGGGCAACATCATCAACGCCTACCAACTCAAGGCCGAGGACGCGAACCACGTCGCGGACGCTTTGGCGAACGTCGCGAACGCTGCTGCCGGCGAGGTGCCTGACTTCATGCTGGGCCTGCAGCAGGCCGCCACTGTGGCGCACGGCTTCGGCATCTCCATGGACGACACCGTCGCCACTCTGGGGCTGTTCGCCAACGCAGGCATCCGCGGTTCCGACGCCGGTACGTCGCTGAAGACGATGCTCACCCACCTGGCGGCGCCGTCGGATCAGGCCGGCAAGGCCATGGACGCGCTGGGCTTGAACATCCGGAATACCAAGGGCGAGTTCGTCGGTATGCGCGAGCTGTTCCGGCAGATCGGCGAGGCGTCGAGCCGTATGCGGCCCGACGATTTCCAGGAGAACGTCGCAACGGTGTTCGGCACCGACGCGATCCGCGGCGCGATGATCGCCGGCAGCCAGGGCATCGAGACGCTCGACAAGATGAAGAAGTCCGTCACCGAGGTTGGTGGCGCGACCAAGATGGCCGCCGCCAACATGCAGGGCGTCCCCGGCGTCATGGAGAAGATCTCCAACGCCACTGATGGCGCCAAGCTGGCCTTCTACGACCTGCTCAAGCCTGCGTTGCAGTCCGGCGGCGACAAGCTGCTGACGGTGATCCAGGGCATCGGCGATAGCTTCGCCAGCCTCAAGAAGGGAACGGCCACAGGCGGATTGGCCGTGGTCGCTGACGTCTGGCGCGATATCTCCGGTGCCGCAAAGGATCTCGCGCCCACGCTGGGCAAGGCGATCAAGGCGCTCGCTACAGGTGCTGGTGGTGTCGCGGTCGTTGGCTGGCAGGCGCTCGGCATGGCGATCAAGGCCGTCGAGCCGCCGCTGCGCATCATCGCCGACCTGTTCGGCAGCAACCAATGGCTGTCGACAGGCCTGATGGCGGCAATTGCGATGTTCATTGCGAAGACGAAACTGCTTCCGCCCGTGCTGAATTCGGTGAACGGCACCGTTGCGCGGGCCAAGGGAGTGTGGTCGGAGCTGCGCACGCCGCTCAACGACGTCAAGGACCGGACGACGGGCCTGGTCACGCAGCAAGGTCTGTTGACGCGCGCCACCGAGGGCACTCTCGGCCCGGTGGGACGCATGCGCGCGGCCTACCTGGAGGGGGCGCAGCAGGCCAAGACGTTCGCGCAAAACAACACCTTCCTGCGCACCCAGTTGGTCCAGAATGTTGGCCCGCTGCAACGGATTCAGCAGGCCGGGTCGAACGCGGTGACGTCGATCAGAGGCATGAGCACGGTGATGGGCGCCGCTCGGGCGGCCGGATCAGGCCTGTCCATGGCTGCTGGCGGGCTGATGTCGGCACTCGGCGGCCCGTGGGGCATCGCGATCATGGGCGCGACCGCACTGCTCGGTGGACTCGCAGCGGCGCACGCCGACGCGGCGCGGAAGGCCGGCGAACAGCAGGCCGCGGAGAACGCGCTGAAGGACACGCTGGCCGCCGGCCGCCTCACCGAACGGACCCGCCACGACATCAACACCGCGCTCGGCGAGCGCAAGGACGGCGCTCCGTCGGCGCTGGATCGCGAGCAGTCGTTCAACCTGCCGGCCGGGACGGTCCTCGGCGCCGCGACCGGCAGCGACTCGGCGCGGGCGCTGCTGAACAAGACGCTCACGGACAACCTCACGGCTGCCGGCAAGGGCAACGGCGATGTGCAGAAGATGCTCGACACCGCGCAAGCCGCCGGAATCAGCACCGAAGAGCTGTCCAAGGCGCTGTCCAAGGAGGGCTTCAACTGGGACAACGTCACCAAAAAACTGAAGGCGTACAACGACGCCCAGCAGGCAGCGCTCGAACGGGAGCACCCTGGTGGAAAGGTCGAGCGCACCTACGAGCCGGTGCTGCGTGACCTCGACCAGTTGATGGCGAAGCTGCCCGACGCCGCGGAGTCGGCGGCCACGATGAACCAACAGATGAACCAACAGGCGCTCACCGCGACGCGCGCAGCAGAAGGCTGGGCGCAGGAAAACCGGTCACTCAACGGCGTGTGGGAGGCCTCGGCGCGCGGTGTGGAGGCCTTCAAGGCGCTCGGCGCCGCGGTCGTCGCCGTGCCATCGGACAAGCAGATCGTGGTGAGCGTCCCAGACGACAAAAAGACGGCGTTCATGCAGCAGATGAAGGACATCGGCAACACCGTCGAACAGCTGCCGGACGGCCAGATCGTCGTCACCGCGAACGACGACGCGGCCGTGGAGCGCTGGAAGGCGTACGTCAAGAAGGTTGAGGGCACGCCGGTCCAGGTGCCGATCGAGCTGCAGGTGCAGAACTACGACGCCGCGCTCAAGGCGTGGGTGCAGCGCCTGCAGTCGGGGCAGAACCCGGGCGCGATGCCACAGGCGCCGGTCACGCCCGGCCAGACGGTCGGCGGCCGCGCGACCGGCGGCCGGATTGACCCGTCGGGCCGGATCAGCGGGCCTGGCAGCGGCACAAGCGATTCGATCCTCGCTCAGGTGATGGGTGGTGGCTTCGTCAAGGTGTCCAACCAGGAGTCCGTCAACACCGCGGCGTCGACGGCGAAGAACTGGCCGCTGATCAACGCGATGAACAACGGCTACGTGCCCCCGATCTCGTTGCTGCGCGACCTGTCCGGGTTGAAGGGCTACGCCGAGGGCGGCGCTTTCGCACTGGAGGACGCCGCCGAGGCGATGGTCGGCACCCCCTACAGCCAGGGCGCGCGCAACGACTGCTCCGGCAGCATCGCCCAGCTCGTGAACGCGGCGCTCGGCGGTGGCGACGGCAGTTTGATGACGACGAAGACCGCCGCCACATGGCTGGCCGCGCGTGGCTTCAAGATGGGCAACGGGCCAGCCGGGTCGTTCCGGATCGGCTGGTACGACCATGGACCGAACCCGAACGACGGACACATGGCCGCGACCCTGCCCGACGGCCGCAACGTCGAATCTGGCGGCAAGAACGGTGTTTTCACCCTCGGTGCGGGCGCGGCAGGCGCGTCCGACGCGCAGTTCGACCAGCACATGTACCTGCCCGAGGACGCCTTGTACCCCGAGGGGTCTGGCGGTGCCGGCGGTGGCAGCTTCGGGGGTGGCAGCTACGGCGGTGGGGGAGGCGGCTACGGCGGCTCGGGCGGGGGCCCGACCCGCGCTGAGCAGCGTGCGCTGCGCAACGCCGCGCAGAAGGTCGACGACACCGCCAAGGCGGTCGAGATCGCCCAGCAGCACCTGGACGAGGTCAACGCCAACCCCAAGGCGAAGCCGTCGGCTCAGGCAGCGGCGCAGGAGCGGCTGAACAAGGCCGAGCGCGAGCACCAGGACGCCCTGGACGACCAGGCCTCCAAGCAGGAAGAGGTCAACGAGAAGTCCGCCAAGCGCGGATCCCGCGGCACCGGCCGCGGCGACGGATCCGGCGACGGAGGACCTGACGGCAAGTCGTTCGGCAAGGACCTCCTGTCCGGCGCCATGGAGGTGCTGGGCTTCGACGGCTCAGTGTTCTCCGACCCCACCCAGTGGGGCATCTGGAAGCTGTTCACCGGCGGCGCGAATTACGTTGGCGGACTGCTGAAGAACTTCGGCGGCGGACCCGACGGCCAAGGCGACCAGCAACGCGGGATGCGCCGCTGGCCCGGAGACGACCCGAACCGTGCCCAGCACAACGGCAACGGCGCCATGCCGGGGCCCGCCGGCGCAGGCGGCGACGGCGGTCTCGGCAGCGTCGGAATGGGGATGCTCGACTCCGTCCTGCCTCAGGCCTCCGACTGGCTGCCCAACGCCACCAACGGCGGCGGCACCACGAACACGACGAACAACTCGAACAGCAACAACACCTCCAACACGGGCGTCGCGATCTACGGGCCGGTCACGATGCAGCAACCCACCAACGCACCGCAGCCCGACCGGATGGCCACGCGCCAGGCAGGACTACCGAAATGA
- a CDS encoding site-specific integrase: MPRQRLAPGEHGKITNARRGEIFSATTYVRLHNGKLREREATSRKSAEDARRELKRRIQTELEAGEPTGVINRRTTLSELFQAWVPVKVAEDRIGERTETIYRDAWRLHGEEQLGALRIAELTTSRADAHLKALPTSAATYMRIILVGMYGLAVRFDCCRHNPIRETKTAKVERKRVRALTAIEFEQVRHAVRAFCDRKGPGPRRAPMLPAYVELLVATGARPSEVLAIRWEDVDLLADPPTVTITGTVVESGRIAGKPIHRQPWRKGHTPEHTVTLPKFAVKVLTDLYGVTGPDGGTDGVVLTNRNGGLLSRANIADSLRQALKPHEHLRWFHLHAGRKTNGTAVRDLLGVEAAQQQLGHAQIATTEKHYVQRVTAGPDTSAVLDEWASNGTG; encoded by the coding sequence ATGCCTAGACAACGGCTCGCGCCGGGCGAGCACGGAAAAATCACCAACGCACGTCGTGGTGAAATCTTCTCGGCCACAACGTATGTGCGACTTCACAACGGCAAGCTGAGGGAGCGCGAAGCCACGTCGCGGAAGTCGGCGGAGGACGCGCGCCGAGAACTAAAGCGGCGCATACAAACTGAGCTAGAAGCCGGTGAACCGACCGGCGTAATCAACCGCCGCACAACGCTTTCCGAACTGTTCCAGGCGTGGGTCCCAGTCAAGGTGGCGGAGGATCGGATCGGCGAGCGGACCGAAACTATCTACCGAGATGCGTGGCGGCTGCACGGCGAGGAGCAGCTCGGTGCGCTGCGGATCGCGGAGCTGACGACCAGCCGTGCCGACGCTCACCTCAAGGCACTGCCGACGTCGGCCGCCACCTACATGCGAATCATCCTGGTCGGCATGTACGGGCTCGCAGTCAGGTTCGATTGCTGTCGGCACAACCCAATCCGGGAGACCAAGACTGCCAAGGTCGAACGCAAACGAGTGCGCGCGCTGACCGCGATCGAGTTCGAACAGGTGCGCCACGCCGTCAGGGCGTTCTGCGACCGCAAGGGGCCGGGGCCGCGTCGGGCTCCGATGCTGCCGGCCTACGTCGAGCTGCTCGTTGCGACGGGAGCGCGGCCGTCCGAGGTGCTGGCGATCCGGTGGGAGGACGTTGACCTTCTCGCTGATCCTCCGACCGTGACGATCACCGGGACGGTGGTGGAGTCGGGCCGGATCGCGGGCAAGCCGATTCACCGGCAGCCATGGAGGAAAGGCCACACGCCAGAGCACACGGTGACGCTGCCGAAGTTCGCCGTGAAGGTACTCACCGACCTGTACGGGGTTACGGGGCCAGACGGCGGCACGGACGGCGTCGTGCTCACCAATCGCAACGGTGGACTGCTCAGTCGAGCGAACATCGCGGACTCGCTACGGCAGGCGCTCAAGCCGCACGAGCACCTCCGCTGGTTCCATCTGCACGCTGGGCGCAAGACCAATGGCACGGCTGTGCGTGACCTGCTCGGGGTGGAGGCGGCACAGCAGCAACTCGGACACGCGCAGATCGCGACGACCGAGAAGCACTACGTGCAGCGGGTTACCGCGGGACCGGATACCAGTGCTGTGCTGGACGAATGGGCTAGCAACGGGACTGGCTGA
- a CDS encoding DUF2510 domain-containing protein encodes MSTPGVGPQGKSARKAQSAARAAGWYPDPSGKDGERYWNGTQWTAKFVPMTMPVSTTQRVWKWIAITAAVLAFGGCTYLAFKPAEPGAPRTPSPTNVAPLTHGPQGHMTADPEPSACADAPVTSVRIINAGFLRPDEHLIDIQAVVAGSATYIGANIAGDRPEMGNKISSQDVWAVYMGRVYAITYDARNRTTFPDGRHVAGMESWPEANAALGQCVGALERARNGER; translated from the coding sequence ATGTCCACACCGGGGGTCGGACCACAGGGCAAGAGCGCTCGCAAAGCGCAGTCCGCAGCTCGCGCGGCAGGCTGGTACCCAGACCCCAGTGGTAAGGATGGCGAGCGCTACTGGAACGGCACCCAGTGGACCGCCAAGTTCGTGCCCATGACGATGCCGGTATCCACCACACAACGGGTCTGGAAGTGGATCGCCATCACCGCTGCGGTCCTCGCGTTCGGTGGCTGCACCTACTTGGCGTTCAAACCAGCCGAACCAGGGGCACCTCGTACGCCGTCACCTACCAACGTGGCACCGCTTACGCACGGACCCCAGGGGCATATGACGGCAGACCCCGAGCCGTCAGCCTGTGCGGATGCGCCAGTCACGTCCGTCCGCATCATCAACGCCGGATTCCTGCGCCCTGACGAACACCTCATCGACATCCAGGCAGTCGTCGCTGGAAGTGCCACCTACATCGGCGCGAACATTGCGGGCGACAGGCCTGAGATGGGCAACAAGATATCCAGCCAGGACGTGTGGGCCGTCTACATGGGCCGGGTGTACGCGATCACCTATGACGCGCGAAATCGCACGACATTCCCCGATGGCCGTCACGTCGCGGGGATGGAGTCGTGGCCCGAAGCCAACGCTGCATTGGGCCAATGCGTAGGCGCGCTGGAGCGGGCAAGGAACGGCGAACGCTGA
- a CDS encoding phage major capsid protein — protein sequence MFSVKEPATYAKGGGQSYFRDLIRSSMRSGGHVEADERLRRHKTDVATDKAYRALDTTPGNGGHFVPPIYLVDQYVALARASRVYANLATNQPLPAGTNSINFPRMKSGTSVGIQAAENTPVASADPDEDEIEAKVRTIAGDTDVSLQLLEQSPVNYDEVIFQDLYADYAMKLDVQTLRGTGAAGQMLGVHATPGIGTVAITGGVTLAKFYAAVADAIQRVNTGRMQAAQHIAMHPRRWAWMTGILDANQRPLVVPSAQSPQNSVAAFERVTPEGFVGSMQGLPIALDPNIGTTYGAGNDEDVVYVQRSMDSLLYESGIQSRVLKEIGGKNLTVTLQVYGFAAFTAERYPTSIVEIGGLTPPIF from the coding sequence ATGTTTTCGGTAAAGGAGCCGGCGACGTACGCCAAGGGCGGCGGCCAGTCCTACTTCCGCGACCTGATCCGATCATCGATGCGGAGCGGGGGCCACGTCGAGGCCGACGAGCGTCTACGCCGGCACAAAACCGACGTCGCGACCGACAAGGCCTATCGCGCGCTGGATACCACTCCCGGCAACGGTGGGCATTTCGTTCCGCCCATCTATTTGGTCGACCAGTACGTGGCGCTGGCCCGCGCGTCCCGCGTCTACGCCAACCTGGCGACCAATCAGCCGCTGCCGGCCGGTACGAACTCGATCAACTTCCCCCGGATGAAGTCCGGGACGTCGGTCGGCATCCAGGCGGCGGAGAACACCCCGGTGGCGAGCGCTGATCCCGACGAGGATGAGATCGAAGCCAAGGTGCGCACCATCGCTGGTGACACCGACGTTTCGCTGCAGCTGCTGGAGCAGTCGCCCGTCAACTACGACGAGGTGATCTTTCAGGACCTGTACGCCGACTACGCGATGAAGCTGGACGTCCAGACCCTGCGCGGTACCGGTGCAGCGGGTCAGATGCTCGGCGTTCACGCGACCCCGGGCATCGGCACGGTCGCGATCACGGGCGGTGTCACCCTGGCGAAGTTCTACGCCGCGGTCGCCGACGCGATCCAGCGCGTGAACACCGGCCGCATGCAGGCCGCACAGCACATCGCCATGCACCCGCGTCGGTGGGCCTGGATGACCGGCATCCTGGACGCCAACCAGCGGCCTCTGGTCGTGCCGTCGGCGCAGAGCCCGCAGAACTCGGTCGCCGCGTTCGAGCGCGTCACGCCTGAGGGCTTCGTCGGTTCGATGCAGGGCCTGCCCATCGCGCTGGACCCGAACATCGGCACTACCTACGGCGCAGGCAACGACGAAGACGTCGTCTACGTCCAGCGGTCCATGGACAGCCTCCTGTACGAGTCGGGCATCCAGTCTCGAGTGCTCAAGGAGATCGGAGGCAAGAACCTGACCGTGACCCTGCAGGTCTACGGCTTCGCCGCGTTCACCGCTGAGCGCTACCCGACTTCGATCGTCGAGATCGGCGGTCTGACCCCTCCAATCTTCTGA
- a CDS encoding class I SAM-dependent methyltransferase, which translates to MTTPQRMAAALYAAHAAPWDIGAPQPMIRRLVALGAVHGRVLDPGCGTGWHAIEYARAGCAVTGIDAAMPAIARARRNARGAGVTVDFQIGDVATVLDGYDEAQFDVVVDSKCYDNLTPAARPRYIAGLRHVLKPAGKLYLYAFGGGHINGVHNHELEDLHVAEVLQDKGFQVDYVGETTYQLAAMRWQPICSKCPRRLPTDRLTIPIAEVHARAPKE; encoded by the coding sequence ATGACGACCCCACAGCGCATGGCCGCTGCCCTCTACGCCGCCCATGCGGCACCCTGGGACATCGGCGCACCCCAACCGATGATCCGCCGACTCGTCGCCCTCGGCGCCGTACACGGCCGCGTGCTCGACCCCGGCTGCGGAACCGGTTGGCACGCAATCGAGTACGCGCGCGCAGGTTGTGCCGTTACCGGGATTGACGCAGCAATGCCAGCCATCGCCCGGGCGCGCCGCAACGCCCGTGGAGCGGGCGTCACCGTCGACTTCCAGATCGGCGATGTCGCCACCGTGCTCGATGGATACGACGAAGCGCAGTTCGACGTCGTCGTCGACAGCAAGTGCTACGACAACCTCACTCCAGCCGCCCGACCCCGATACATCGCCGGCCTACGACACGTCCTCAAACCCGCCGGCAAGCTGTACCTCTACGCATTCGGAGGTGGACACATCAACGGGGTACACAACCATGAACTCGAAGACCTGCACGTCGCAGAAGTATTGCAGGACAAAGGATTTCAAGTAGACTACGTCGGCGAAACGACCTACCAGCTCGCCGCCATGCGCTGGCAACCCATCTGCAGCAAATGCCCGCGGCGGTTACCGACGGACCGCCTGACCATCCCGATCGCCGAAGTCCACGCCCGCGCCCCGAAGGAGTAA
- the xerC gene encoding tyrosine recombinase XerC — MAERRQLPPQIKRIELDARSGGRPAVRYQLTVDVGWDGPKRLRFRKRYKTEREARDALDTIRGDVVKGMYVHANKRSISHACDDYIAGKVAADRKRSTVAGYEEKLTVVRAELGAVLVQKLTKRHLDDLVTALRAGGLSSPTGQTRKPWSPRSINYLLGLLDSILENEVKQGHVVRNVAALVDRAEADPKPPDTLTPEEVETVEKYFTGDQYAIAWTLALCGMRRGEIAGLRWEHIDLHANTLTVAKTRLRFGKHLVEDTPKSRASRRELPLPDHLAAALKTAKALQAAQQLGLGPDYQASGFVVVNEAGEALSPHTLTSRWARLLKAAGVRHVRLHDARHTCGTAMHLKGVPIAVIAAWLGHASKAFTMQTYVHSQPQALAAAAQSFARVES, encoded by the coding sequence ATGGCTGAGCGCCGCCAACTGCCGCCGCAGATCAAACGGATCGAGCTGGACGCCCGGTCCGGCGGCCGTCCCGCAGTCCGCTATCAGCTCACGGTCGACGTCGGCTGGGACGGCCCGAAGCGGCTCCGGTTCCGCAAGCGGTACAAGACAGAGCGCGAAGCGCGCGATGCCCTGGACACGATTCGAGGCGACGTCGTCAAGGGCATGTACGTCCACGCCAACAAACGGTCGATCAGCCATGCGTGCGACGACTACATCGCCGGCAAGGTCGCCGCCGACAGGAAACGATCGACCGTCGCCGGCTACGAGGAGAAGTTGACCGTGGTGCGGGCCGAGCTCGGCGCCGTTCTGGTTCAAAAGCTCACCAAGCGGCACCTCGATGACCTCGTCACCGCGCTGCGGGCCGGCGGCCTGTCCTCCCCCACTGGCCAGACGCGGAAGCCCTGGTCGCCTCGATCGATCAACTATCTGCTGGGACTCCTCGACTCGATTCTGGAGAACGAGGTGAAGCAGGGTCACGTGGTGCGGAACGTGGCCGCCTTGGTCGATCGGGCCGAGGCGGATCCGAAACCGCCGGACACGCTCACCCCCGAAGAGGTCGAGACCGTCGAGAAGTACTTCACGGGAGACCAGTACGCGATCGCGTGGACGCTGGCGCTGTGTGGGATGCGGCGCGGCGAGATCGCCGGCCTCCGATGGGAGCACATCGACCTGCACGCGAACACCCTGACGGTCGCCAAGACACGGCTGCGGTTCGGCAAGCACCTCGTCGAGGACACCCCGAAGTCGCGCGCCAGCCGGCGCGAGCTTCCGCTGCCGGACCACCTCGCGGCCGCGCTCAAGACAGCGAAGGCGCTCCAGGCCGCCCAGCAGCTCGGGCTAGGCCCCGACTACCAAGCATCAGGGTTCGTCGTCGTCAACGAAGCAGGGGAAGCACTGAGCCCACACACGCTCACCTCGCGGTGGGCCCGGCTGCTCAAGGCCGCCGGAGTCCGGCACGTCCGGCTGCACGACGCCAGACACACCTGCGGCACCGCCATGCACCTCAAAGGCGTACCCATCGCCGTCATCGCCGCATGGCTCGGGCACGCGTCCAAGGCCTTCACGATGCAGACCTATGTCCACTCGCAGCCCCAGGCGCTGGCCGCCGCCGCGCAGAGCTTCGCGCGAGTCGAGAGCTGA